One genomic window of Candidatus Pseudobacter hemicellulosilyticus includes the following:
- a CDS encoding FecR domain-containing protein translates to MMDKRYQLIAIRVKLFLGEPLLPEEEQLWNELLDNPAMRDLYNIPDETIKELVRSELHRKTFEEFVESMAHKGYLQPIKVEWWRRRAVLRIAAVLLAIVLTGLIYLLVTTPKKEATVPSAIRPATEEKRLIAQRGPYLQTTDGRQYPLGKDQAPIRISQGNVLTYTDSSALLQYQISGSPTNMEAGYNTIVTPVGSTYRVRLSDGTVVLLNASSSIRFPVPFTGDSREITLTGEAYFVASRDRAELFKVKAGAAEIQVMGTTFNINAYANEPMLRTTLLNGKISINVGGKPVQLKPGETVGIAGQHIRQLPLDTSHITAWTRNYFSFEMSSVKEILHDLQRWYLNPMVIEDNLDENEVMISGLPKTTPLPEILEHLHKGNLIDYRLQNDTFFIRNFQSSKNY, encoded by the coding sequence ATGATGGACAAACGATATCAATTGATCGCTATCAGGGTCAAGCTATTTCTGGGAGAACCTTTACTCCCCGAAGAAGAACAGTTGTGGAATGAACTGCTGGACAACCCTGCTATGCGTGATCTGTACAATATCCCTGATGAAACCATCAAAGAGCTGGTTCGCTCCGAGTTACACCGAAAGACCTTTGAAGAATTTGTGGAGTCCATGGCGCATAAAGGCTATCTGCAGCCAATAAAGGTAGAATGGTGGCGCCGGCGGGCAGTGCTTCGTATAGCAGCAGTGTTACTGGCTATTGTGTTGACAGGTCTCATCTATCTGCTGGTCACAACACCTAAAAAGGAAGCCACCGTACCGTCCGCCATCCGGCCGGCTACAGAAGAAAAACGGCTGATAGCACAGCGGGGGCCTTACCTGCAAACGACCGATGGCAGGCAATATCCACTGGGCAAGGACCAGGCGCCTATCCGGATCAGCCAGGGCAACGTGCTCACCTATACAGATTCATCAGCTCTTTTACAATACCAGATCAGTGGATCCCCCACGAATATGGAAGCCGGGTACAACACTATCGTAACGCCAGTCGGCAGCACCTACAGGGTAAGACTGTCCGACGGCACGGTAGTACTGCTCAATGCCAGTTCTTCCATCCGGTTCCCTGTTCCTTTTACAGGGGACAGCAGGGAGATCACACTTACCGGCGAGGCTTATTTTGTAGCCAGCCGCGACCGCGCAGAATTATTTAAGGTAAAAGCCGGAGCAGCGGAGATACAGGTCATGGGCACTACTTTCAACATCAACGCCTATGCTAATGAGCCGATGTTACGCACTACCCTGCTGAATGGCAAAATCAGTATTAACGTGGGCGGAAAACCGGTCCAGCTGAAACCGGGAGAAACTGTGGGCATAGCCGGTCAGCATATCAGGCAACTGCCTTTGGACACCAGTCATATCACAGCCTGGACAAGGAATTATTTTTCTTTCGAGATGTCCTCTGTGAAAGAGATCCTGCATGATCTGCAACGCTGGTACCTAAATCCAATGGTGATAGAAGACAACCTGGACGAGAACGAGGTAATGATCTCAGGGCTTCCAAAGACCACACCTCTGCCAGAGATACTTGAACACCTGCACAAGGGGAACCTTATCGATTATAGATTACAGAACGATACTTTTTTCATCCGCAATTTCCAATCCTCGAAAAACTACTAA
- a CDS encoding sigma-70 family RNA polymerase sigma factor: MSHIGNDVAFHNRKEDHALLYLNYYQALLSSTYKYGLPLEDREDVVNVVIAKTWQIGARFSTWKEVKAFLYVSVRNGCIDKLREKNIRNQVSIEAVQHIADQADPCIDEETLEIFKQLVDVLREKLSLSNFVILEEMIMNNKSAEEIAAITGWQVTSVRSQRKKALDAARKIIEEQYPHLIDQLFPLLILVALYG; this comes from the coding sequence ATGAGCCACATTGGCAACGATGTTGCTTTCCATAACAGGAAAGAAGATCATGCGCTTTTATACCTCAACTACTACCAGGCGCTATTGAGCTCCACTTATAAATATGGTCTCCCGCTGGAAGACAGGGAAGATGTGGTCAATGTTGTGATCGCAAAAACCTGGCAGATTGGCGCCAGGTTCAGCACCTGGAAGGAAGTGAAAGCATTTCTGTACGTCAGTGTCAGAAATGGCTGCATTGATAAATTGCGTGAGAAAAACATCCGCAACCAGGTATCCATAGAAGCTGTTCAGCATATTGCCGATCAGGCCGATCCATGTATCGATGAGGAAACCCTGGAGATATTCAAACAACTGGTGGACGTACTCCGGGAAAAGCTATCCCTCAGCAACTTTGTCATCCTGGAAGAAATGATCATGAACAACAAATCAGCCGAGGAGATCGCTGCCATTACAGGCTGGCAGGTCACCAGCGTACGTTCGCAAAGAAAAAAAGCACTGGATGCGGCCCGAAAGATCATAGAAGAACAATACCCGCACCTGATAGACCAGCTTTTTCCCCTCCTCATTTTGGTGGCCCTATACGGGTAA
- a CDS encoding formylglycine-generating enzyme family protein, protein MNAIHFVVRKRWRVPVLALALLAAGCGQQAGKEVKLDEPIDTTKQLHAESCSDIPSRPTAATAAQTVTSGDTSTAGMVWIPGGNFSMGANEFADALPKHTVRVKGFYMDAHEVTNAQFAAFVKATGYVTVAERPLDPKDYPGVPVEQLVPGSAVFTPPAQKVSLDNPLRWWTYQAGASWKQPKGLQSSIKGRDKDPVVQVCYEDAAAYARWAGKRLPTEAEWEFAARGGQQHETYYWGDQLKPGGKWPANIFQGEFPSGNLREDGYQELAPVGSFPANAYGLYDMEGNVWEWCHDLYRPDYYKNSPADNPQGPSSSYDPQEPGTVKHVQRGGSFLCSDAYCNRYKAGSRGKGETTSASNNLGFRCVKDK, encoded by the coding sequence ATGAATGCTATTCATTTTGTTGTCAGGAAAAGATGGAGGGTTCCTGTCCTGGCGCTGGCCCTGCTGGCAGCAGGCTGCGGACAGCAGGCTGGTAAAGAAGTAAAGCTGGACGAACCAATAGATACCACGAAGCAGCTGCATGCCGAAAGCTGTTCCGATATTCCTTCGCGACCTACTGCCGCCACGGCCGCTCAAACAGTCACCAGCGGAGATACCAGCACTGCCGGTATGGTCTGGATCCCTGGCGGTAATTTCTCTATGGGCGCCAATGAGTTTGCCGATGCGTTGCCTAAACATACTGTTCGGGTGAAAGGTTTTTATATGGATGCGCATGAGGTGACCAATGCGCAGTTTGCCGCCTTCGTGAAAGCAACGGGGTATGTAACCGTGGCGGAGCGCCCACTGGATCCCAAAGATTATCCCGGCGTTCCGGTGGAACAACTGGTGCCCGGATCGGCAGTGTTTACACCGCCGGCGCAAAAGGTTTCTCTGGACAATCCCCTGAGATGGTGGACCTACCAGGCAGGCGCCAGCTGGAAACAGCCTAAAGGACTACAGAGCAGTATCAAAGGACGCGACAAAGACCCCGTAGTACAGGTCTGTTATGAAGACGCCGCTGCCTATGCCCGCTGGGCCGGGAAGCGACTGCCCACCGAAGCGGAATGGGAGTTTGCCGCCCGCGGTGGCCAGCAGCATGAAACCTATTATTGGGGCGATCAGCTAAAGCCAGGCGGTAAATGGCCGGCTAATATTTTCCAGGGTGAATTTCCCTCCGGTAATCTCCGGGAAGATGGCTACCAGGAACTGGCGCCTGTAGGTTCTTTCCCCGCCAACGCCTATGGCCTCTATGATATGGAAGGCAATGTATGGGAATGGTGTCATGATCTGTATCGCCCGGACTATTATAAAAATTCTCCGGCCGATAACCCGCAGGGCCCTTCCAGCTCTTATGATCCGCAGGAGCCCGGTACTGTTAAACATGTACAGCGCGGCGGCTCCTTTCTTTGCAGTGATGCCTATTGCAATAGGTATAAAGCTGGCAGTCGCGGTAAAGGAGAAACCACCAGCGCCAGCAATAACCTGGGCTTCCGCTGTGTAAAGGATAAGTAG
- a CDS encoding class I SAM-dependent methyltransferase: protein MTESIDKPEFWESAFRDKQAMWGFEPARSAVVTKDFFVQHSVKTVLIPGIGYGRNAKVFLDSGMTVTGIEISRTAIDIAEKHFGTDIVIHHGSVTEMPFGSNQYNGIFCYGLIHLLDDKERAKLIRDCYDQLTPDGVMVFTMISKAASTYGKGTLLSKDRYEQFGGVNMFFYDQDTIHAAFDPAGLMEITEIEENLPFYLIKCKKTKNGQ, encoded by the coding sequence ATGACAGAGAGTATTGATAAACCGGAATTCTGGGAATCCGCCTTCCGCGACAAGCAGGCCATGTGGGGCTTTGAACCGGCAAGATCCGCTGTAGTGACAAAGGACTTTTTTGTACAGCATTCCGTCAAAACGGTCCTGATCCCGGGTATTGGTTATGGGCGCAACGCAAAGGTATTCCTGGACAGCGGCATGACTGTTACAGGAATTGAAATATCCCGGACTGCTATTGATATAGCGGAAAAACATTTCGGCACTGATATCGTCATTCACCATGGATCGGTGACGGAAATGCCTTTTGGTTCGAACCAATATAATGGCATTTTTTGCTACGGATTAATCCATTTGCTGGACGATAAGGAAAGAGCCAAACTGATCCGCGACTGCTATGACCAGCTGACCCCGGATGGCGTCATGGTGTTTACAATGATCTCAAAAGCCGCTTCTACCTACGGAAAAGGAACATTGCTGAGTAAGGACCGGTATGAGCAATTCGGCGGTGTTAACATGTTCTTTTATGATCAGGATACCATTCATGCAGCATTTGATCCTGCGGGCTTAATGGAGATCACTGAAATTGAAGAGAATTTGCCCTTCTACCTGATCAAGTGTAAGAAAACGAAGAACGGTCAATAG
- a CDS encoding HigA family addiction module antitoxin, with protein sequence MLKRAMKPSHPGRILKNLYLEPLALSQGEAAVSLGITRKTLSLLVNEHQGISAEMALRLAKAFDTTPELWMNMQRNYDLWVAEQKLALGRIKVLRQAKTSFAEPLPPKRSKSADNRA encoded by the coding sequence ATGTTGAAAAGAGCAATGAAACCATCACATCCCGGGCGAATTTTAAAAAACCTATACCTGGAGCCGCTGGCGCTAAGTCAGGGAGAAGCTGCTGTGAGCCTTGGCATTACCCGTAAAACCCTTTCTTTGCTGGTAAATGAACACCAGGGGATCAGTGCTGAAATGGCCCTGCGGCTGGCAAAGGCCTTTGACACCACACCCGAATTGTGGATGAATATGCAGCGTAACTATGACCTTTGGGTTGCCGAGCAAAAACTTGCACTTGGCCGGATCAAGGTACTTCGCCAGGCCAAAACGTCCTTTGCAGAGCCCCTGCCACCCAAACGCTCAAAATCAGCTGACAACAGAGCGTAG
- a CDS encoding type II toxin-antitoxin system RelE/ParE family toxin, translated as MIVSIQHKGLKRLWTQNDVSKLPPDQIEKIIDILTLLDGAEKVSDMNFHGSALHALKGNLAGYWSVTVKANWRIIFQFENGNTYLLDYLDYH; from the coding sequence ATGATCGTCAGTATCCAGCACAAAGGGTTAAAGCGTCTCTGGACTCAAAACGATGTGTCCAAACTGCCACCCGATCAGATTGAAAAGATCATAGATATCCTGACTTTACTCGATGGTGCTGAAAAAGTGAGCGACATGAACTTTCACGGTTCCGCCCTTCATGCCCTGAAAGGAAATCTGGCGGGTTACTGGTCGGTAACTGTAAAGGCTAATTGGAGGATCATCTTTCAGTTTGAGAATGGAAACACCTATTTACTTGATTACCTGGACTATCATTAA
- a CDS encoding RNA polymerase sigma factor produces the protein MTASLYRISTPYTEQQFEELFRRSYPRVLAYLLKLCGQQDLAEDLAQNLFLRLWEQPASLPAAAEEANYYLFTMARHLFYQHTRRLLKEQQQLHAFAQLHQDTAARPEPITQALTEKESVVTELFNSIDPLQKKIFLLNKEDGLSYQEIARQTGVSSKTVMRYVGSVSRLLRARLSSWIGIIG, from the coding sequence ATGACCGCCAGCCTGTACCGGATATCAACCCCATATACTGAACAACAGTTTGAAGAACTGTTCAGGCGCAGCTATCCCCGTGTGCTGGCCTACCTGCTGAAGCTTTGCGGACAGCAGGACCTGGCCGAAGACCTGGCGCAGAACCTTTTCCTCCGGCTCTGGGAACAGCCGGCCAGCCTGCCGGCTGCGGCGGAAGAGGCCAACTATTACCTGTTTACCATGGCCCGCCACCTTTTTTATCAGCATACCCGCCGGCTGCTGAAGGAACAGCAGCAGCTGCATGCTTTCGCTCAACTCCACCAGGACACAGCAGCCAGGCCCGAACCCATAACACAGGCATTGACAGAAAAAGAATCTGTTGTTACGGAACTCTTCAATTCCATTGATCCCTTACAGAAAAAGATCTTCCTGCTCAATAAAGAAGATGGACTTAGTTACCAGGAGATCGCCCGACAGACAGGCGTCTCGTCCAAAACGGTGATGCGTTATGTAGGCAGTGTATCCAGACTGCTGCGTGCCCGACTCAGTAGCTGGATCGGTATTATAGGCTGA
- a CDS encoding FecR domain-containing protein, whose amino-acid sequence MEKEQLRKKILDQYAGSLTAGEQAALLQQLESLTAAELEQLFPLSDWQDMGNASLPESAVMTALDRHRQLRQEHASQTQVRSMPARWIRYARAAAVAGLLLGAAWWLLRQQPSPAPVAQQDNKPTEQLLRVPDGQRAVYTLPDGSRLTAGGGSLLRVPTVFTGNTREVILEEGEAFFEISQDTKPFFVVSGSMKVQVLGTSFNVRNYTEEASSSVSVRTGKVAVKLLQQEQAAMQLSAGQRAQLHKQDSLLSQQQLDTVTAFGWMEDTYIFRSATLQEIIQHLKHGYALEFRVNDPALLQKRFSATFRKNSIREIMQQLQLMGNIRYSINNHTVTIL is encoded by the coding sequence TTGGAAAAGGAACAACTCAGAAAAAAGATCCTGGATCAATATGCTGGCAGCCTCACTGCCGGTGAGCAGGCTGCATTGCTGCAGCAGCTGGAAAGCCTGACAGCAGCTGAGCTTGAGCAGTTGTTCCCCTTGTCCGACTGGCAGGATATGGGCAATGCATCTCTTCCTGAATCAGCAGTAATGACCGCACTGGACAGGCACCGGCAGTTGCGGCAGGAACATGCCAGCCAAACGCAGGTCCGGAGCATGCCGGCCCGCTGGATCAGGTATGCCCGGGCCGCAGCAGTGGCTGGTCTCTTGCTGGGCGCAGCCTGGTGGCTGCTCCGTCAGCAGCCATCGCCTGCCCCGGTGGCGCAGCAGGACAATAAACCGACAGAGCAATTACTGCGTGTGCCGGATGGACAGCGAGCTGTCTATACACTGCCTGACGGCAGTCGCCTCACAGCCGGCGGCGGTTCCCTGCTGCGTGTGCCGACCGTTTTTACCGGCAATACCCGGGAAGTAATACTGGAAGAAGGGGAGGCCTTCTTTGAGATCAGCCAGGATACCAAACCATTCTTTGTGGTCAGCGGTTCCATGAAGGTCCAGGTCCTGGGCACTTCTTTCAACGTGCGCAATTATACCGAAGAAGCCAGCAGCAGTGTGAGCGTTCGTACTGGTAAAGTGGCGGTGAAATTGTTGCAACAGGAACAGGCGGCTATGCAGCTGAGCGCGGGTCAGCGGGCGCAGCTTCATAAACAGGACAGCCTGCTCAGCCAGCAGCAGCTGGATACTGTTACCGCTTTCGGCTGGATGGAGGATACCTATATCTTCAGAAGCGCTACCCTGCAGGAGATCATCCAGCACCTGAAACATGGATACGCCCTGGAATTCCGGGTCAATGATCCGGCCCTGTTACAGAAACGCTTTTCCGCCACCTTCCGGAAGAACAGTATCCGGGAGATCATGCAGCAGTTACAGCTGATGGGCAATATCCGCTATTCCATCAATAACCATACAGTGACCATCCTATAA
- a CDS encoding TonB-dependent receptor produces MNKCTTTRIYPWKKTIAGTFRRCGVLALLLWVTIMAQSQTREPVFSFAADGLSLQQAFRLIEQKGEVVINFNEEEVDAGKKISVRSMKGTASQVLQAVLQQTPYEFLRSSGAFIIRRRTVSPSSGKPAGPGRISGRVTDSESGQPVQGATIIIDRKTILSDAEGAFTLTVNSGTHEAYITSIGYEDKTVYDIEVEKDQVSNLPVPLQKTAGQLGTVVVVGYGQQRKKDITGSVTSVPKERLEMVPNLNLAQALQGAAAGITIQQTSGGAASGETMMIRGRKSILASNDPLLIVDGIPYGGQIRDINVNDVASMEILKDASAAAIYGSRGANGVILITTKQGAKGKPQIRYEGKFGMQEPTFIPHYMNGEEFYAFKQIREPGKTTASEQAMYDAGESTNWIDLALRNGQSHQHDLSVAGGFQQTKYYIGGSFLDVKGLAVTDNYQRFTTRINLDTKILPWITIGTHTQLSFDDRAGAPFNWTNVFNTNPLTPAYDEQGKLTIYPWDEFTDIGNPLEPINYKSMNKSYQLLSNNYAIVEAPWIKGLNYRINLGVRKRTGDIATYKGRNTRTGLESRGEANTERNLQDNLVLENILSYNRSFGDHTVFATAVYSYEKNTQSANILTASGFPNDVLTWYAAAQAALVIPEYLYNHTALISQMARLNYSWKSKYLFTVTARRDGYSGFGASQKWGTFPSYAIGWNISDEQFFPWKKVVSNLKLRASLGFNGNQAVNAYESISRLGEYNMVSGSTSLPGYIPSKLGQENLGWEKTRTLNLGMDFSLFSGRITGDLNIYKANTTDLLLNRAISPVHGITTITQNIGATENRGLELSLSTRNVEKGDFKWFSSFNISFIRNKIVALYGNRDAKGQETDDVANAWFIGQPIMVNYDYVWNGVWQTAEAEEAAKWGTKPGFVKLKDVDNNYELTASDRQVIGQRDPKTIWGFGNTFAWKNLSLYVFIHGLGGITKYNEMLLDAPTSSEARRNIMKKNWWTPENPTAEWYANAINADQMAGISARVYESASFMRVKDIAISYDLPAPVLNQAGIQKLRVYITGRNLFTSTDWRGMDPELNHGRGAIPLQKEFLVGLDLTF; encoded by the coding sequence ATGAACAAATGTACAACAACACGGATTTATCCGTGGAAGAAAACTATTGCCGGTACTTTCCGCCGTTGTGGCGTGCTGGCATTACTGCTCTGGGTAACAATCATGGCCCAGTCGCAGACCCGCGAACCTGTTTTCTCCTTTGCGGCAGACGGACTCTCCCTGCAACAGGCCTTCCGGCTTATTGAGCAGAAAGGAGAAGTGGTGATCAATTTCAATGAAGAAGAAGTTGATGCCGGTAAGAAGATCAGCGTCCGGTCTATGAAAGGCACAGCCAGCCAGGTACTCCAGGCTGTTCTGCAACAGACGCCGTACGAGTTCCTGCGCAGCAGCGGCGCTTTCATTATCCGCCGCCGTACTGTTTCGCCTTCCTCCGGAAAACCGGCGGGCCCGGGCAGGATCAGTGGCCGCGTGACCGACAGCGAGTCCGGTCAGCCCGTACAGGGAGCTACCATCATCATTGACCGGAAAACTATCCTCAGTGACGCGGAAGGCGCTTTTACGCTCACGGTCAATTCCGGTACACATGAAGCCTATATCACGTCCATCGGGTACGAGGATAAAACGGTTTATGATATTGAGGTGGAAAAGGACCAGGTGAGCAACCTGCCTGTACCGCTGCAGAAAACTGCCGGCCAGTTGGGGACGGTAGTAGTGGTAGGCTATGGTCAGCAGCGCAAAAAAGATATTACGGGTTCCGTTACCTCTGTACCCAAAGAACGACTGGAAATGGTGCCCAACCTCAACCTGGCGCAGGCTTTGCAGGGAGCTGCCGCCGGCATCACCATTCAGCAGACTTCCGGCGGCGCCGCCTCCGGTGAAACAATGATGATCCGTGGCCGCAAATCCATCCTGGCCAGTAATGATCCCCTGCTCATTGTGGATGGTATTCCCTATGGCGGACAGATCCGCGATATCAACGTTAATGATGTAGCCTCCATGGAGATACTGAAGGATGCTTCGGCGGCTGCTATCTATGGTTCCCGCGGCGCCAACGGGGTGATCCTCATTACCACCAAACAGGGCGCCAAAGGAAAACCGCAGATCCGGTATGAAGGAAAGTTTGGTATGCAGGAACCCACCTTCATCCCGCATTATATGAATGGCGAAGAATTTTATGCCTTCAAGCAAATACGGGAGCCGGGTAAAACCACCGCTTCCGAGCAGGCCATGTATGACGCCGGTGAATCAACCAACTGGATAGACCTGGCCCTGCGCAACGGCCAGAGCCACCAGCATGATCTTTCCGTGGCCGGTGGTTTCCAGCAGACAAAATATTATATCGGTGGCAGTTTCCTGGATGTGAAAGGACTGGCAGTGACCGATAATTACCAGCGCTTTACCACCCGCATCAACCTGGACACTAAAATACTGCCCTGGATCACCATTGGTACCCATACACAATTGTCCTTTGATGATCGGGCGGGTGCGCCTTTTAACTGGACCAATGTGTTCAATACAAACCCGCTTACCCCTGCGTATGATGAGCAGGGTAAGCTGACCATCTATCCCTGGGATGAGTTTACGGACATCGGCAATCCGCTGGAGCCCATCAACTACAAAAGCATGAACAAGTCCTACCAGCTGCTGAGCAATAACTATGCAATTGTGGAAGCTCCCTGGATCAAAGGACTGAACTACCGGATCAATCTCGGCGTACGCAAGCGTACCGGTGATATTGCTACCTACAAGGGCCGCAACACCAGGACCGGCCTGGAATCCCGGGGCGAGGCCAATACAGAAAGGAACCTGCAGGATAACCTGGTGCTGGAAAATATTCTTTCCTATAACCGTTCCTTTGGTGATCATACCGTTTTTGCCACTGCCGTGTACAGCTATGAAAAAAATACACAGTCGGCCAATATCCTTACCGCCAGCGGTTTTCCCAATGATGTGCTTACCTGGTATGCTGCGGCGCAGGCGGCGCTGGTGATCCCGGAATATTTGTACAACCACACTGCCCTGATCTCACAGATGGCCAGGCTGAACTATTCCTGGAAAAGCAAATACCTGTTCACGGTTACAGCCCGCCGGGATGGGTATTCCGGTTTTGGCGCCTCCCAGAAATGGGGCACTTTCCCTTCCTATGCCATCGGCTGGAATATTTCGGATGAACAGTTCTTCCCCTGGAAGAAAGTTGTCAGTAACCTGAAGCTGCGTGCTTCACTGGGCTTTAACGGCAACCAGGCAGTGAATGCCTATGAATCCATTTCGCGGCTGGGTGAATACAATATGGTATCGGGCAGTACCTCGCTGCCCGGATATATTCCCAGCAAGCTGGGGCAGGAAAACCTGGGCTGGGAAAAAACAAGAACGCTCAACCTGGGCATGGACTTCAGTCTTTTCAGTGGCCGTATTACCGGCGACCTGAACATTTACAAGGCCAATACCACTGATCTCCTGCTCAACAGGGCCATTTCCCCCGTGCATGGTATCACCACTATCACCCAGAATATCGGCGCCACGGAGAACAGGGGGCTGGAACTGAGCCTGAGTACCCGCAATGTGGAGAAAGGGGACTTCAAATGGTTCTCCAGTTTCAATATCTCTTTTATCAGGAATAAGATAGTGGCGCTCTATGGCAACAGGGATGCCAAAGGACAGGAAACAGATGATGTGGCAAACGCCTGGTTCATTGGTCAGCCTATTATGGTGAACTATGATTATGTCTGGAATGGCGTATGGCAGACCGCTGAAGCGGAAGAAGCGGCAAAATGGGGTACAAAACCCGGGTTCGTGAAACTGAAGGATGTAGATAATAACTATGAACTGACGGCTTCCGACAGGCAGGTGATTGGCCAGCGGGACCCCAAAACGATCTGGGGCTTCGGTAACACTTTTGCCTGGAAGAATCTCAGCCTGTATGTGTTCATTCATGGGCTGGGCGGCATCACCAAATACAATGAGATGCTGCTGGACGCGCCTACCAGCTCTGAAGCCCGCCGGAATATCATGAAGAAGAACTGGTGGACACCGGAAAATCCCACAGCCGAATGGTACGCCAACGCCATCAATGCTGACCAGATGGCCGGTATCAGCGCCCGGGTATATGAGAGCGCCAGCTTCATGCGGGTGAAGGATATCGCCATTTCCTATGACCTGCCCGCCCCTGTGCTGAACCAGGCAGGTATCCAGAAATTACGTGTATATATCACTGGCAGGAACCTGTTCACCAGCACGGATTGGAGAGGCATGGACCCTGAGCTGAACCATGGCCGTGGCGCCATCCCGCTCCAGAAAGAATTCCTGGTTGGACTGGACCTGACCTTTTAA